The following are encoded together in the Panicum virgatum strain AP13 chromosome 6K, P.virgatum_v5, whole genome shotgun sequence genome:
- the LOC120712359 gene encoding uncharacterized protein LOC120712359 — protein sequence MAASEVVLEVLPQAPPQEPAAALLPHLAVPKVLQYLYLASAWVGCAAVAAGTAARRALGDDSPVTYAFLKVSIGALLFPVLLVLVVTLRLLRAMCAAGFALSVRTVAREVQIHSRKMFGALTWKLLLEPAALVLLVSFLFFLLLGAGALVLGGLLPVHESQRERIGSALFDTGVLGAMGMSCFVIIPSFALKVWRSE from the exons ATGGCTGCCTCCGAGGTGGTTCTCGAGGTGCTCCCCCaggcgccgccgcaggagccggcggccgcgctgctCCCGCACCTCGCCGTGCCCAAGGTGCTGCAGTACCTGTACCTGGCCAGCGCGTGGGTCGGCTGCGCGGCCGTGGCCGCCGGGACCGCCGCGCGCCGGGCCTTGGGCGACGACTCCCCGGTGACCTACGCGTTCCTGAAGGTCTCGATCGGAGCCCTCCTCTTCCCCGTGCTGCTCGTCCTCGTCGTCACCCTGCGGCTCCTGCGCGCCATGTGCGCGGCGGGGTTCGCGCTGTCGGTCCGCACCGTCGCCAGGGAGGTTCAGATCCATTCCAGGAAG ATGTTTGGAGCATTAACTTGGAAGTTGCTGCTGGAGCCTGCTGCGCTTGTGTTGCTCGTgtctttccttttcttcctgcTGCTCGGAGCAGGTGCTCTAGTGCTTGGGGGGCTGTTACCGGTGCACGAATCTCAGAGGGAAAGGATTGGTTCTGCACTCTTTGATACGGGGGTATTGGGTGCCATGGGAATGTCTTGCTTTGTCATCATACCCAGTTTTGCACTAAAGGTCTGGAGGAGCGAATAG
- the LOC120712360 gene encoding nucleobase-ascorbate transporter 6-like, which translates to MAGGGAAPPPKQEELQPHPVKDQLPSVSYCITSPPPWPEAVILGFQHYIVMLGTSVIIPSALVPQMGGGNEEKARVIQTLLFVAGINTLCQSFFGTRLPAVMGGSYTIVAPTISIIMAGRYSNETDPHEKFLRTMRGTQGALIIASTIQIILGFSGLWRNVVRLLSPLSAVPLISLAGFGLYELGFPGVAKCVEVGLPEIILMLIFSQYLPHAIHVAKPVFDRFSVIFTIAIVWLYAYILTASGAYKNARTKTQIHCRVDRSGLISGAPWINVPYPFQWGAPTFDAGECFAMMMASFVALVESTGTFIAVSRYASATMIPPSVLGRGIGWQGIGTLLGAFFGTANGTAVSVENAGLLALTHVGSRRVVQISAGFMIFFSILGKFGAIFASIPLPIFAALYCIFFAYIGACGLSFLQFCNLNSFRTKFIMGFSFFMGLSVPQYFNEYTSVAGYGPVHTGARWFNDMINVPFSSKAFVAVLVAFFLDNTIQRRDTSVRRDRGYHWWDKFRSFKTDSRSEEFYSLPFNLNKFFPSV; encoded by the exons atggccggaggaggggcggcgccgccgccgaagcaggAGGAGCTGCAGCCGCACCCGGTGAAGGACCAGCTGCCCAGCGTGTCCTACTGCATCACCAGTCCACCGCCGTGGC CTGAGGCCGTCATACTTGGATTCCAACACTACATTGTGATGCTGGGCACATCTGTCATCATACCAAGCGCTCTTGTTCCCCAGATGGGAGGAGGAAAT GAAGAGAAGGCTCGGGTGATTCAGACGCTGCTGTTCGTCGCCGGCATCAACACCTTGTGCCAGTCATTCTTTGGGACTCGTCTCCCCGCGGTGATGGGCGGATCCTACACCATCGTCGCACCGACCATTTCCATCATCATGGCCGGCCGCTACAGCAATGAAACAGATCCTCATGAG AAATTCTTGCGGACTATGCGAGGAACCCAAGGCGCTCTGATCATTGCGTCGACAATTCAGATCATACTTGGTTTTAGTGGCCTCTGGCGCAATGTTGTTAG GTTGCTAAGCCCATTGTCTGCTGTTCCTCTGATCTCGCTTGCTGGATTTGGGCTCTATGAGCTTGGTTTTCCAGGG GTTGCCAAGTGTGTGGAAGTTGGGCTCCCAGAAATCATTCTAATGCTCATATTTTCTCAG TATTTACCTCATGCTATTCATGTGGCAAAGCCTGTGTTCGACCGGTTTTCTGTAATCTTCACCATTGCTATTGTATGGCTGTATGCATACATTCTTACTGCTAGTGGTGCATACAAGAATGCTCGAACAAAGACACAAATACATTGCCGtgttgaccgctctggacttaTAAGTGGAGCACCTTG GATTAATGTTCCATACCCTTTCCAATGGGGAGCTCCAACATTTGATGCTGGAGAATGTTTTGCGATGATGATGGCCTCATTTGTCGCTCTTGTAGAG TCAACTGGGACCTTCATTGCCGTGTCGAGATACGCAAGCGCGACTATGATACCTCCCTCTGTTCTTGGTCGTGGCATTGGTTGGCAG GGCATTGGTACTTTACTTGGTGCATTTTTTGGGACAGCTAATGGAACTGCAGTGTCAGT TGAAAATGCTGGTTTACTTGCCTTGACACATGTTGGCAGCCGGAGAGTAGTGCAAATATCTGCAGGATTCATGATTTTCTTCTCTATTCTTG GAAAATTCGGAGCAATTTTTGCGTCCATCCCACTGCCGATATTTGCTGCCCTATATTGCATATTCTTCGCATATATTG GCGCTTGTGGTCTCAGCTTCCTGCAGTTCTGTAACCTGAACAGCTTCAGGACCAAGTTCATCATGGGGTTCTCCTTCTTCATGGGCTTGTCGGTCCCCCAGTACTTCAACGAGTACACATCCGTGGCTGGCTATGGCCCAGTGCACACCGGCGCTCGATGG TTCAACGACATGATCAACGTGCCCTTCTCGTCGAAGGCGTTCGTGGCGGTGCTGGTGGCCTTCTTCCTGGACAACACGATCCAGCGGCGTGACACCTCGGTGCGGAGGGACAGGGGTTACCACTGGTGGGACAAGTTCCGGAGCTTCAAGACGGACAGCCGTAGCGAGGAGTTCTACTCCCTGCCCTTCAACCTCAACAAGTTCTTCCCGTCCGTGTGA